The Sebastes fasciatus isolate fSebFas1 chromosome 13, fSebFas1.pri, whole genome shotgun sequence genome includes a region encoding these proteins:
- the LOC141780432 gene encoding uncharacterized protein LOC141780432, translating to MENLTSALKTLTKNSGNNHNCIETFSSYEESLPSAEGSPSRMGRLPKGKSSMSCRRKREFISDEKKDACYWEKRRKNNEAAKRSREKRRLNDMVLENRVIALNDENMRIKTELLQLKLRFGLISTASYIEKSQQMGASNNAGNGGSSPSSPSSAQYYSSGYSSGSQVMMNSDSSETEQSGRGDGHRQLVKYSPRGSLSDMSDGSSRDSPEPIPFEIKQEGDRLEMDIANGTTTQIMFNIHRGLASVPTHHQIQQHSQELEAAYHSQQQHHHHQQQQQQPHQETITTVTQPAPHPPAAQRSVILYGSSSASYPVDSLTRHSEVDLQAVQRQSSGSSQTCVSRPPQSVTESSTETLAEVTKQLERKTLDSPPYELSDSRSETGERPVYRVCPLPQQHLQQEQHQQERDSPAELLHKQVEGVNHSHLYHHLQQPHHSYLSAQDEEPPVLTYEGGHGNKAYYRGQSSSKDTSSSDGDPRSSDKEASTDDDESPSLSCSDMGSFHNQHLTSFHHPASPLRSSHGCSQAQGEVKGTALPHKLRLKHRAMSSGSSGQESPTTPPSATPPPLPQHPYLSLMPQQNIMRESPGVGCKQVVLGEESRKESVKKETGGRRNKRRD from the coding sequence ATGGAAAATCTAACTTCAGCTCTAAAGACATTAACCAAAAACTCAGGGAATAACCATAACTGCATCGAGACCTTCAGCAGTTATGAAGAGTCTCTTCCTTCTGCCGAAGGGAGTCCGTCTCGCATGGGGCGCCTCCCCAAAGGCAAATCCAGCATGAGCTGCAGGCGAAAGCGTGAGTTCATTTCAGATGAGAAGAAGGACGCCTGCTACTGGGAGAAACGCCGCAAAAACAACGAGGCCGCCAAGCGCTCCAGGGAGAAGAGACGTCTCAATGATATGGTTTTGGAGAACCGTGTCATTGCACTGAATGATGAGAATATGAGGATCAAGACAGAGCTGCTTCAGCTGAAGCTGCGCTTTGGCCTCATAAGCACTGCCTCCTACATTGAGAAGAGCCAGCAGATGGGTGCAAGCAACAACGCGGGAAATGGAGGCTCATCCCCGTCCTCCCCCTCTTCTGCCCAGTACTACTCCAGCGGTTACTCTAGCGGCTCTCAGGTGATGATGAACTCTGATTCTTCAGAAACGGAGCAGTCTGGACGCGGCGACGGCCACCGGCAGCTGGTGAAATATTCCCCACGTGGCTCCCTCTCCGACATGTCCGACGGCTCCTCCAGGGACAGCCCCGAGCCAATTCCCTTTGAGATCAAACAGGAAGGTGATAGGCTAGAGATGGACATTGCCAATGGCACCACCACCCAGATCATGTTCAACATCCACCGTGGTCTGGCCTCTGTGCCCACTCACCACCAGATCCAGCAGCATTCTCAGGAGCTGGAGGCTGCGTACCACAGCCAACAGCAGCACCACcatcaccaacaacaacaacaacaaccccatCAGGAGACTATCACTACTGTCACCCAGCCCGCCCCTCACCCACCTGCTGCCCAGAGGAGCGTCATTCTGTATGGCTCCAGCAGTGCCTCCTATCCAGTGGACAGCCTGACGCGGCACTCAGAAGTCGACCTGCAGGCGGTCCAGAGGcagagcagcggcagcagccaGACGTGTGTCAGCCGCCCGCCCCAGTCTGTTACAGAGAGCTCCACGGAGACTCTAGCTGAGGTGACAAAGCAGCTGGAGAGGAAGACATTAGACTCTCCTCCGTACGAGCTCTCAGACAGCCGTAGTGAGACTGGAGAGAGACCGGTGTACAGAGTTTGCCCACTTCCCCAGCAGCacctccagcaggagcagcaccaGCAGGAGAGAGATTCACCTGCAGAGCTCCTCCACAAACAAGTGGAGGGGGTCAACCACTCCCACCTGTACCACCACCTCCAGCAGCCTCATCATTCATACCTCAGTGCCCAAGACGAGGAGCCGCCTGTGCTCACATACGAGGGCGGGCACGGGAACAAGGCTTACTACCGAGGGCAATCCTCTAGCAAGGACACATCATCCAGCGACGGAGATCCCCGCAGCTCTGACAAAGAGGCCTCCACGGATGACGATGAGTCCCCCTCCTTATCCTGCTCAGACATGGGCAGCTTCCACAACCAACATCTCACCAGCTTCCACCATCCTGCCTCGCCTCTGCGTTCCTCCCACGGCTGCTCTCAGGCACAGGGGGAGGTGAAGGGCACGGCGTTGCCCCACAAACTCAGACTCAAACACCGGGCCATGAGCAGCGGGAGCAGCGGCCAGGAATCCCCGACAACCCCTCCCTCCGCCACGCCGCCTCCCCTGCCCCAGCATCCCTACTTGTCCCTCATGCCACAGCAGAACATTATGCGAGAGAGCCCGGGCGTTGGCTGCAAACAGGTGGTCTTGGGGGAGGAGAGCAGGAAGGAGAGCGTGAAAAAGGAGACAGGTGGACGACGAAACAAGAGGCGAGATTAG